The proteins below are encoded in one region of Ricinus communis isolate WT05 ecotype wild-type chromosome 6, ASM1957865v1, whole genome shotgun sequence:
- the LOC8265370 gene encoding late embryogenesis abundant protein EMB564, producing the protein MSTDQQQSREELDNRARQGETVIPGGTGGKSLEAQEHLAEGRSRGGQTRKEQLGTEGYQEMGRKGGLSTTDESGGERAEREGISLDESKFRTRG; encoded by the exons atGTCTACTGATCAGCAGCAATCAAGGGAAGAGCTCGATAACAGGGCTAGGCAAGGTGAGACTGTAATCCCCGGTGGCACAGGTGGCAAGAGCCTCGAAGCCCAAGAACACCTTGCTGAAG GGCGGAGCCGAGGAGGTCAGACGAGGAAGGAGCAGCTGGGAACGGAGGGGTATCAGGAGATGGGCCGCAAGGGTGGGTTGAGCACCACGGATGAGTCCGGTGGAGAGCGAGCAGAGAGAGAGGGAATCTCCCTTGACGAGTCCAAGTTCAGGACCAGGGGCTAA
- the LOC8265371 gene encoding probable protein phosphatase 2C 25 isoform X2, which yields MPAAVAVHVPDSPIFSSPRLRPPIFCKPCPSPSPSPSRTVLSLTSTSTSPVASSPSSSPKSPLAIPEKAKSGAAVLKRKRPARIDIPVMQGVWGGGLETPRKEEAKISEVMEVEEDCYSVYCKRGKRGHMEDRFSASVNFNGVSKQGFFGVYDGHGGANAADFACKNLEKNVMDEVLNRAVISRGGVAEALTSDHQPSRLDERDRIQSLGGYVDYCHGRWRIQGSLAVTRGIGDKHFKEFVIAEPETQILRINPDCEFLILASDGLWDKVTNQEAVDLIRPLCIGVEKPEPFTACKRLVELALRRCSMDDISVMIIQLGRFIS from the exons ATGCCGGCTGCGGTAGCGGTACACGTACCCGATTCGCCCATATTTTCTTCGCCGAGATTAAGACCACCTATCTTCTGCAAGCCATGTCCATCGCCGTCACCGTCACCGTCACGGACGGTGTTATCATTAACATCAACGTCAACATCACCGGTGGCTTCTTCGCCGTCTTCGTCACCTAAATCCCCGTTAGCAATTCCTGAGAAAGCGAAGTCCGGTGCGGCGGTGTTGAAGAGGAAAAGACCGGCGAGAATTGATATTCCGGTGATGCAAGGGGTTTGGGGAGGTGGTTTAGAGACGCCGAGGAAGGAGGAAGCAAAAATATCGGAAGTGATGGAGGTTGAAGAAGATTGTTATTCGGTTTATTGTAAACGAGGAAAAAGAGGTCACATGGAGGATCGATTCTCTGCTTCTGTTAATTTTAATGGAGTTTCTAAACAG GGTTTTTTTGGAGTTTATGATGGACATGGAGGGGCAAACGCGGCGGATTTTGCTTGCAAAAATTTGGAGAAAAATGTTATGGATGAAGTGTTAAATAG GGCGGTTATTAGTAGAGGTGGTGTTGCTGAGGCCCTTACTTCTGATCATCAACCTTCTAGACTTGATGAAAGAGATAGAATTCAATCCTTG GGTGGTTATGTTGACTATTGCCATGGAAGATGGAGAATACAAGGGTCTCTTGCTGTAACTAGAGGAATCGGAGACAAGCATTTCAAAGAATTTGTGATTGCAGAACCGGAAActcaaattttaagaattaaccCTGATTGCGAGTTCTTGATCTTAGCTTCTGATGGTCTTTGGGATAAG GTTACTAATCAGGAAGCAGTTGACCTTATTCGCCCTTTATGCATAGGGGTTGAGAAGCCAGAACCATTCACAGCTTGTAAAAGGCTGGTCGAGTTGGCACTCAGGAGGTGCTCGATGGATGATATAAGTGTGATGATTATTCAATTAGGTCGTTTCATTTCATAA
- the LOC8265371 gene encoding probable protein phosphatase 2C 25 isoform X1, whose protein sequence is MPAAVAVHVPDSPIFSSPRLRPPIFCKPCPSPSPSPSRTVLSLTSTSTSPVASSPSSSPKSPLAIPEKAKSGAAVLKRKRPARIDIPVMQGVWGGGLETPRKEEAKISEVMEVEEDCYSVYCKRGKRGHMEDRFSASVNFNGVSKQGFFGVYDGHGGANAADFACKNLEKNVMDEVLNRCDNNGIEMAIRNGYLSTDKEFLNQSDSGGACCVTAMIYKGDLVVSNAGDCRAVISRGGVAEALTSDHQPSRLDERDRIQSLGGYVDYCHGRWRIQGSLAVTRGIGDKHFKEFVIAEPETQILRINPDCEFLILASDGLWDKVTNQEAVDLIRPLCIGVEKPEPFTACKRLVELALRRCSMDDISVMIIQLGRFIS, encoded by the exons ATGCCGGCTGCGGTAGCGGTACACGTACCCGATTCGCCCATATTTTCTTCGCCGAGATTAAGACCACCTATCTTCTGCAAGCCATGTCCATCGCCGTCACCGTCACCGTCACGGACGGTGTTATCATTAACATCAACGTCAACATCACCGGTGGCTTCTTCGCCGTCTTCGTCACCTAAATCCCCGTTAGCAATTCCTGAGAAAGCGAAGTCCGGTGCGGCGGTGTTGAAGAGGAAAAGACCGGCGAGAATTGATATTCCGGTGATGCAAGGGGTTTGGGGAGGTGGTTTAGAGACGCCGAGGAAGGAGGAAGCAAAAATATCGGAAGTGATGGAGGTTGAAGAAGATTGTTATTCGGTTTATTGTAAACGAGGAAAAAGAGGTCACATGGAGGATCGATTCTCTGCTTCTGTTAATTTTAATGGAGTTTCTAAACAG GGTTTTTTTGGAGTTTATGATGGACATGGAGGGGCAAACGCGGCGGATTTTGCTTGCAAAAATTTGGAGAAAAATGTTATGGATGAAGTGTTAAATAGGTGTGATAATAATGGGATTGAAATGGCTATTAGGAATGGTTATTTGAGTACTGATAAGGAGTTTTTGAATCAGAGTGATAGTGGCGGAGCTTGTTGTGTTACTGCAATGATTTATAAAGGTGATCTTGTGGTTTCTAATGCTGGTGATTGTAGGGCGGTTATTAGTAGAGGTGGTGTTGCTGAGGCCCTTACTTCTGATCATCAACCTTCTAGACTTGATGAAAGAGATAGAATTCAATCCTTG GGTGGTTATGTTGACTATTGCCATGGAAGATGGAGAATACAAGGGTCTCTTGCTGTAACTAGAGGAATCGGAGACAAGCATTTCAAAGAATTTGTGATTGCAGAACCGGAAActcaaattttaagaattaaccCTGATTGCGAGTTCTTGATCTTAGCTTCTGATGGTCTTTGGGATAAG GTTACTAATCAGGAAGCAGTTGACCTTATTCGCCCTTTATGCATAGGGGTTGAGAAGCCAGAACCATTCACAGCTTGTAAAAGGCTGGTCGAGTTGGCACTCAGGAGGTGCTCGATGGATGATATAAGTGTGATGATTATTCAATTAGGTCGTTTCATTTCATAA